In Zingiber officinale cultivar Zhangliang unplaced genomic scaffold, Zo_v1.1 ctg232, whole genome shotgun sequence, the following are encoded in one genomic region:
- the LOC122037043 gene encoding uncharacterized protein LOC122037043: MGACTSRPNSTLRPHKYSRRSKKHHGKVPCELPEFSMSKFVQVESSGKSRRKTDVQNLKFHLTQLQWHHSQVDAHGMCQDAWFDSLSLIESDTDDDFISVDGDSVPSEKIEAQMLHYENASRVVDALCQLHDYGSAPVTLAVEQYLKREGKIERLSSKDEEKDVEFSAGMISKTQEKQLEKTYGSFNDLKERHDTEEQSLVNKMQARLSRLVSSLSFNDKIYQMSTLSPSGQKRKSAVIRLSYKRQSCEGEETTEFCATKKFLLRPKGGLVIPKFPGEKSSAGYWSFLAPSTFELRGESYFRDKKKYPAPNYAPYYPIGVDLFNCPRKVNHIAQHIELPQVQTHGKLPSLLIVNIQMPTYPAAMFLGDSDGEGMSLVLYFKISECFDKEVSDSFKHLIRKFIDDEMERNKGFAMETITPFRERLKILGGLVNPEDLTLSSAEKKLIQGYNFKPVLSRPQHSFYQGEDYFEIDLDIHRFSYISRKGLEAFRERMKDGTLDLGLTIQAQKPEELPEQVICCVRLNKVDFVNHGQIPSIVAIDN; the protein is encoded by the exons ATGGGTGCGTGCACATCAAGGCCAAATAGCACACTCAGGCCTCACAAGTACTCCCGCCGGTCGAAGAAACACCATGGAAAAGTTCCATGTGAGCTGCCAGAATTTTCCATGAGCAAGTTTGTTCAGGTCGAGTCTTCTGGGAAATCAAGGCGAAAAACAGATGTTCAGAATTTGAAATTTCATCTAACTCAATTGCAGTGGCACCACAGCCAAGTGGATGCTCATG GAATGTGTCAAGACGCATGGTTTGATTCTCTCAGCCTGATTGAGTCTGATACTGATGATGATTTCATCAGTGTAGATGGAG ATAGTGTGCCATCTGAAAAAATAGAGGCTCAAATGTTGCATTATGAAAATGCTTCTCGAGTTGTTGATGCACTGTGCCAGTTGCATGATTATGGTAGTGCTCCTGTGACATTGGCTGTTGAACAATATCTGAAAAGAGAAGGTAAAATCGAAAGACTCTCGAGCAAGGATGAAGAGAAGGATGTTGAATTTTCTGCGGGAATGATCTCTAAGACGCAAGAGAAACAACTTGAAAAAACATATGGTAGCTTTAACGATTTGAAAGAAAGACATGATACAGAAGAACAATCTCTTGTGAACAAGATGCAGGCTCGTTTAAGTAGATTAGTTTCTTCTTTGAGTTTCAATGATAAGATCTATCAAATGAGTACTCTTAGTCCATCAGGACAAAAGAGAAAGTCAGCTGTTATCAGGCTTTCTTACAAAAGACAGTCATGTGAGGGAGAAGAAACTACCGAGTTCT GCGCAACAAAGAAATTCTTACTTCGTCCAAAAGGAGGATTAGTGATTCCAAAATTCCCAGGGGAGAAGTCAAGTGCAGGATACTGGTCCTTTCTTGCTCCATCAACTTTTGAACTTCGTGGAGAAAGCTACTTCAG GGATAAGAAGAAATATCCTGCTCCAAACTATGCTCCATATTACCCAATTGGTGTTGACTTGTTCAATTGCCCACGCAAAGTAAACCATATTGCTCAACACATTGAACTTCCTCAAGTCCAGACACACGGGAAACTTCCTTCACTCCTTATCGTCAATATTCAG ATGCCTACTTATCCTGCCGCCATGTTTCTTGGTGATAGTGATGGGGAAGGAATGAGCCTAGTGCTGTATTTTAAAAtatctgaatgctttgacaaagAGGTTTCTGATAGTTTCAAGCATTTAATAAGG AAATTTATTGATGAtgaaatggaaaggaataaaggGTTTGCAATGGAAACGATCACCCCCTTCCGGGAGAGGTTGAAAATCCTTGGTGGGCTAGTTAACCCAGAGGATCTTACTCTGAGTTCTGCAGAAAAAAAGCTTATACAAGGATACAATTTTAAGCCCGTTCTTTCGCGTCCTCAACACAGTTTTTATCAG GGTGAAGATTACTTTGAGATTGATCTTGACATACATCGCTTCAGCTACATATCAAGAAAGGGTCTAGAAGCATTTAGAGAACGTATGAAAGACGGGACGCTCGATCTGGGTTTAACAATTCAG GCCCAGAAGCCGGAGGAACTCCCGGAGCAAGTCATCTGCTGCGTGAGGCTGAACAAGGTCGACTTTGTTAATCACGGGCAAATTCCCAGCATCGTCGCTATCGATAATTGA
- the LOC122037048 gene encoding dnaJ protein homolog: MFGRAPKKSDNTRYYETLGVPKTASQDDLKKAYRKAAIKNHPDKGGDPEKFKELAQAYEVLSDPEKREIYDQYGEDALKEGMSGGGGGHDPFDIFQSFFGGSPFGGGSSRGRRQRRGEDVIHPLKVSLEDLYNGTSKKLSLSRNVICRKCNGKGSKSGASMTCSGCRGSGMKVSIRQLGPGMIQQMQHPCSECKGTGERINEKDRCSDCKGEKVVPEKKVLEVVVEKGMQNGQKISFHGEADEAPDTLTGDIVFVLQQKEHPKFMRKGEDLFYEHSLSLTEALCGFQFVLNHLDGRQLLIKSNPGEVVKPDQNKAINDEGMPIHQRPFMKGKLYIHFTVDFPDSLAPAQSKALEAVLPPKPASQLMDMELDECEETILHDVNMKEEMRRKQAQAQEAYEEDEDDLHGGGQRVQCAQQ, from the exons ATGTTCGGGAGGGCGCCGAAGAAGAGCGACAACACTCGCTACTACGAGACCTTGGGGGTGCCCAAGACCGCATCTCAGGATGATCTGAAGAAGGCCTACCGGAAGGCTGCCATCAAGAACCACCCCGACAAGGGCGGCGACCCCGAGAAG TTCAAGGAATTGGCTCAGGCTTATGAAGTTTTGAGTGATCCTGAGAAACGTGAGATCTATGATCAATATGGTGAAGATGCTTTAAAAGAGGGAATGAGTGGTGGAGGCGGGGGGCATGATCCATTTGATATATTCCAGTCCTTCTTTGGTGGCAGTCCCTTTGGAG GAGGAAGCAGCAGAGGACGAAGGCAGAGAAGAGGGGAGGATGTCATCCATCCGCTCAAGGTATCCTTAGAAGATCTTTACAATGGAACCTCGAAGAAATTGTCACTCTCACGGAATGTGATCTGCCGGAAGTGCAACGG CAAGGGTTCGAAATCTGGCGCTTCCATGACATGCTCTGGGTGTCGTGGCTCAGGTATGAAGGTCAGTATTCGCCAACTGGGGCCTGGCATGATTCAGCAAATGCAGCATCCATGCAGTGAATGCAAGGGAACTGGTGAGAGGATCAATGAGAAGGATCGCTGCTCAGACTGCAAAGGCGAGAAGGTTGTCCCTGAGAAGAAAGTGCTGGAGGTTGTAGTTGAGAAGGGAATGCAAAATGGCCAGAAGATTTCCTTCCACGGAGAGGCTGACGAAGCT CCTGATACACTCACAGGAGACATTGTGTTTGTTCTCCAACAAAAGGAACATCCCAAATTCATGCGAAAGGGCGAAGATCTCTTTTACGAACATTCGTTGTCGTTGACCGAGGCTCTTTGTGGTTTCCAGTTTGTTTTGAATCACCTTGACGGTAGACAGCTACTTATCAAATCAAACCCAGGGGAAGTCGTCAAGCCGG ATCAAAACAAGGCAATAAATGATGAGGGCATGCCGATCCACCAGAGGCCCTTCATGAAGGGAAAGCTCTACATCCACTTCACTGTCGACTTCCCGGATTCACTGGCACCAGCTCAGTCGAAAGCTCTCGAGGCGGTTCTCCCTCCTAAGCCTGCGTCTCAGTTGATGGACATGGAGCTCGACGAATGCGAGGAGACAATATTGCATGATGTTAACATGAAGGAGGAGATGCGACGGAAGCAAGCGCAAGCGCAAGAAGCTTACGAAGAGGATGAGGATGATCTCCATGGAGGCGGCCAGAGAGTCCAGTGTGCCCAGCAATAA
- the LOC122037060 gene encoding leucine-rich repeat receptor-like serine/threonine-protein kinase BAM1, with protein MDLFCVGCHILLLLLLPPFMVTAGGGYAEDHSALLSIKTGLADSGAVALAAWGNATNHCSWSCVTCDSRGTVVALDLSGRNLSGLLPPAVGRLRFLFHLSVAGNSFSGAIPRELSFLTSLRYLNLSNNIFNGSFPPALGRLARLRVLDLYNNNLTGPLPPAAAAMSQLRHIHLGGNYFSGSIPQEYGSWMFLEYLALSGNELTGPIPSEIGNLSALRELYIGYFNSYEGSLPAEIGNLSSLVRFDAGNCGLSGRIPPEIGNLQSLDSLFLQVNGLSGEIPLEFRRLKSLKSLDLSNNALTGEIPPSFAELSNLTLLNLFRNKFFGAIPEFVGDLPQLEVLQVWENNFTGSIPRRLGTNGHLQLLDFSSNKLTGSLPSDLCYGNKLETLIALSNFLFGPIPDSLGRCESLSRIRMGENYLNGTIPQGLFSLPNLSQVEFQGNLLSGGFPNTGNSSISPTLGQICLSNNRLTDPLPPSIGNFPGLQKLLLNRNFFTGSIPPEIGKLQQLSKLDLSGNRFSGSIARQLTKCQLLTFMDLSRNELSGDVPAEIADMRILNYLNLSRNHLEGQIPAAISSMQSLTAVDFSYNNLSGVVPSTGQFSYFNATSFISNPDLCGPYLGPCQSGILHPAHAKGALSASFKFLLVISVLICSFVFTIAAIVKARSLKKANNARAWKFTTFQRLDFTSDDVLNCLKEENIIGKGGAGIVYKGVMPDGKQVAVKRLLAMSRGSSHDHGFNAEIQTLGRIRHRHIVRLLGFCSNHETNLLVYEYMPNGSLGEVLHGKKGGHLHWDTRYKIAVEAAKGLCYLHHDCSPLILHRDVKSNNILLGSNFDAHVADFGLAKFLQDSGTSECMSAIAGSYGYIAPEYAYTLKVDEKSDVYSFGVVLLELVTGRKPVGEFGEGVDIVQWVRKMTGSDKEQVIKILDPRLPSLPIHESMHVFYVAMLCVEEQSIERPTMREVVQILSELPKPPLKQGEDSSSGNRASSQSPAKEMETEEQQQEQLPASTSPPSDFLSI; from the exons atggACCTCTTCTGCGTCGGCTGccacatcctcctcctcctcctcctcccgccTTTCATGGTTACTGCCGGAGGAGGCTACGCGGAGGACCACAGCGCTCTGCTTTCCATCAAAACCGGCCTCGCCGATTCTGGCGCAGTGGCGCTCGCCGCCTGGGGCAACGCCACCAACCACTGCTCCTGGTCGTGCGTCACCTGCGATAGCAGAGGCACAGTCGTCGCTCTCGATCTGTCTGGAAGAAACCTCTCTGGACTTCTCCCCCCGGCTGTCGGCCGCCTCCGCTTCCTCTTCCACCTTTCCGTCGCCGGCAACTCCTTCTCCGGCGCCATTCCTCGGGAGCTCTCCTTCCTTACCTCCCTTCGTTACCTCAACCTCTCCAACAACATTTTCAACGGATCGTTTCCACCGGCCCTCGGCCGCCTCGCGCGGCTCCGCGTCCTCGACCTCTACAACAACAACCTCACCGGGCCGCTTCCCCCTGCGGCGGCGGCTATGTCCCAGCTCCGTCACATCCACCTTGGGGGCAACTATTTCTCCGGTTCTATTCCGCAGGAGTACGGCAGCTGGATGTTCCTCGAGTACCTTGCGCTCTCCGGCAACGAGCTCACTGGCCCTATTCCCTCGGAGATCGGCAACCTCTCTGCGCTACGCGAACTCTACATCGGTTACTTCAATAGCTACGAGGGCAGCCTCCCGGCGGAGATCGGCAACCTCTCTTCACTCGTCCGCTTCGATGCCGGAAACTGCGGTCTCTCCGGCCGCATCCCGCCCGAGATTGGCAACCTCCAGAGCCTGGATAGCCTCTTCCTCCAGGTGAATGGCCTTTCCGGCGAGATCCCGCTGGAGTTTAGGCGACTGAAGAGCCTCAAGTCCCTCGACCTCTCCAACAATGCCCTCACGGGAGAGATTCCTCCGAGTTTCGCCGAGCTCAGCAACCTCACCCTCCTCAACCTCTTCCGTAACAAGTTCTTCGGTGCCATCCCGGAGTTCGTCGGGGACCTCCCCCAGCTCGAGGTGCTCCAGGTGTGGGAAAACAACTTTACCGGAAGCATCCCTCGACGGCTTGGTACGAACGGGCACCTTCAGCTCCTCGACTTTTCGTCGAACAAGCTCACTGGTTCGCTACCTTCGGACCTTTGCTACGGCAACAAGCTTGAGACATTGATCGCCCTCAGTAACTTTCTCTTCGGTCCGATTCCGGACTCCCTTGGCCGCTGCGAATCCTTGAGCCGCATCAGAATGGGGGAGAACTACCTCAATGGAACCATCCCCCAGGGCCTATTTAGCTTGCCGAATCTGTCTCAGGTGGAGTTCCAAGGCAATCTTCTCTCCGGCGGGTTTCCCAACACCGGCAACTCTTCGATCTCTCCTACTCTCGGTCAAATTTGCCTCTCGAACAACCGTCTAACTGACCCCTTGCCTCCGTCTATTGGGAACTTCCCCGGCCTTCAGAAGTTGCTGTTGAACCGGAACTTTTTTACCGGCAGCATCCCGCCCGAGATCGGGAAGCTTCAGCAACTCTCGAAACTGGATCTCAGCGGGAACCGGTTCTCCGGCTCTATTGCGCGGCAACTTACCAAGTGCCAGCTTCTGACATTTATGGATCTCAGTAGAAACGAACTCTCCGGCGATGTTCCGGCCGAGATTGCAGACATGCGGATCTTGAACTACCTCAACTTGTCGAGGAATCATCTCGAGGGCCAAATTCCAGCCGCCATCTCGTCAATGCAAAGCTTGACGGCTGTGGATTTCTCCTACAACAACCTCTCCGGTGTCGTCCCGAGCACCGGCCAGTTTAGCTACTTCAATGCCACTTCCTTCAtcagtaatccagacctatgtgGCCCTTATCTTGGCCCGTGCCAGTCAGGGATCTTGCACCCTGCTCATGCCAAAGGAGCCCTCTCGGCATCCTTCAAGTTTTTGCTAGTCATCAGCGTCCTTATCTGCTCGTTTGTCTTCACCATTGCGGCCATTGTTAAGGCCCGGTCTTTGAAGAAGGCTAACAATGCCCGTGCATGGAAGTTCACCACCTTTCAGCGGCTGGATTTCACATCCGACGATGTGCTGAACTGCTTGAAGGAGGAGAACATAATAGGCAAAGGAGGGGCTGGAATAGTTTACAAGGGTGTCATGCCTGATGGCAAACAGGTAGCAGTTAAGAGGCTTCTGGCGATGAGCCGAGGATCATCACATGATCATGGATTCAATGCAGAGATTCAGACTCTTGGAAGGATTCGCCACCGGCACATTGTTAGGCTGTTGGGCTTTTGCTCCAACCATGAGACTAATCTTTTGGTGTATGAGTATATGCCTAATGGCAGCCTTGGGGAGGTTCTCCATGGCAAGAAAGGTGGACATTTGCACTGGGATACAAGGTATAAGATTGCCGTAGAGGCAGCAAAGGGTCTTTGCTATCTCCACCATGATTGCTCGCCATTGATCCTCCATCGAGACGTCAAATCCAACAACATCCTCTTGGGTTCCAACTTTGATGCTCATGTGGCTGACTTTGGACTTGCCAAGTTCTTGCAGGACTCGGGCACCTCTGAGTGCATGTCAGCCATTGCTGGTTCTTACGGTTACATTGCTCCAG AGTATGCCTACACCCTCAAGGTGGACGAGAAGAGTGATGTTTACAGTTTCGGTGTTGTTCTTCTAGAACTAGTAACCGGGAGAAAGCCCGTTGGTGAATTTGGCGAGGGAGTAGACATTGTTCAATGGGTTAGAAAGATGACCGGCTCTGACAAGGAACAAGTGATCAAAATCCTGGATCCAAGGCTTCCATCTCTTCCCATCCATGAGTCGATGCACGTCTTCTACGTCGCTATGCTCTGCGTGGAGGAGCAGAGCATCGAGCGACCAACAATGAGGGAGGTAGTCCAGATACTCAGCGAGCTCCCAAAGCCTCCACTGAAGCAAGGAGAAGACTCCTCCAGTGGCAATCGGGCCTCCTCACAGTCACCAGCCAAGGAAATGGAAACTGAAGAGCAGCAGCAAGAACAACTACCAGCTTCCACTTCACCACCATCAGATTTCCTTAGCATCTAG